atggcagcatctgaacccaattctcctttaacagcatgtcgtagataccctatcacaccagaaaaacaagatttcgacttaaaatctctggtcatgatgctggtagaggaacacaggaaggacatacttaaagaaattcaggagaaaatggatcaaaagttagaagcctttacaagggaaacacaaaaatctttgaaagaaattcaggagaatacaaaagccaataaggaggaaacacaaaaatcacttaaagaaatacaggagaactttggtccacaggctgaggtcatgagagaggaaacacaaaaatctcttaaagaattacaggaaaacacaaacaagaaagtgaaggagctaagcaaaaccatccaggatctaaaatcagaagtagaaacaactaagaaagctcaaagggagacaactttggagatagaaagccttgggaagaaatcaggtgacatagatgcaaatatcaacaacagaatacaagagagagaagaaagaatctcagatgctgaagatgccatagaaaccatgtactcaacagttaaagaaaatgcaaaatgcaaaaagcttataagccaaaacatccaggaaatccaggacacaatgagaagaccaaacctaaggattatagatatagatgagaatgaagatttacgacttaaagggccagcaaatatcttcaataaaattatggaagaaaacttcccaaacctaaagagagggatgcccatgaatatataagaagcctacagaactccaaacagactggaccagaacagaactacctcctgtcacatgataatcaaaaccccaaaatgtactaaacaaagaaagaatattaaaggcagtaagagaaaaaggccaagtaacatataaaggaagacctatcagaatcacaccagacttttcaccagagactataaaagctagaggatcctgggcagatctcatgcaggctctaagagaacacaaatgccagccaaaactactataccgagcaaaactctcaatcaccatagatggagaaactaagatattccatgacaaaaccaagtttacctaatatctatccacaaacccagccctacaaaggataataggaagaaaacaccaatacaaggagggaaacgtcaccctggaaaaaggaagatagtaaccttttatcaAACCAAATAgaagataaccaataaaatttaaaaaataacatcaaaaatgacagcaagtaataatcactattccttaatatctcttaacatcaatgggctcaatgccccaataaaaagacatagactaaccgactggatacgtaaacaggaccctacattttgctgcatacagaaaacacacctcagggtcaaagacaaacactaccttagagtaaaaggctggaagacaattttacaagccaatggtctcaggaaacaagctggagtagccattctaatatcagataaaattgactttcaacccaaagtcatcaaaagagactctgagggacacttcttcctggtcaatggaaaaatccaccaagaagaactctcaatcctgaacatctatgctccaaatgcaagggcaccatcattcataaaagaaattttactaaagctcaaagcacacattgcacccaacacaataattgtgggtgacttcaacactgcaatttcctcaatggacccatcaggaaaacagaaactgaacagggacacagtaaaactaattgaagctttggaccaattagattttatatatatatatatatatatatatatatatatatatatatatatatatatatatatatatataacattttatcctaaagcaaaataatatacctttttctcagcacctcatggtaccttctccaaaattgaccatataattggtcacaaaacagacctcaacaaatataagaagattgaattaatcccatgcctcctatcagatcactgtggagtaaaagtggtcttcaatagcaacaaaaacaacagaaaatccacatatacgtggaaactgaacaatattctactcaacaataccttggtcaaggaagaaataaagaaagaaattaaagactttttagaacttaatttaaatgaagacacaacataaccaaatctatgggacacgatgaaagcagtgctaagaggaaaactcatagccctgagtgcctccaaaaagaaaatcgagagagcatacactaacagcttaatgacacacctgaaagccctggaacaaaaagaagctatttcacccaggaggagtagaaggcaggaaatcatcaaactcagggctgaaatcaatcaagtagaaacaaagagaaccatacaaagaatcaacaaaaccaggagctggttctttgagaaaatcaacaagatagattaacccttagccagactaacaaagggcacagaaacagtatacagattaacaaacttagaaatgaatacatttaataataacagaaactgaggaaattaaaaaaaaccattagatcctactacaaaagcctatactcaacacaactggagaatctggaggaaatggccagtttcctagacagatatctgacaccaaaactaaatcaggaacaaatagatcatctaaacagtcacttaacacctgaggaaataaaaagggtcacagaaagtctcccaaccaaaaaaagtattggaccagatggcttcagtgaagaattctatcagaccttcatagaagacctaacaccaatactcttcaaactattccacaaaatagaaacagaaggaactctacccaactcgttctttgaagccacaattatgctgataccaaaaccacacaaagatccaacaaagaaagagaacttcaggccaatttcccttatgaatattgatgcaaaaatacttaataaaatccttgccaaccgaatccaagaacacatcaaacgatcttccaccaggatcaagtaggcttcatcccagggatgcagggatggttcaatataaggaaatccatcaatgctatccactacataaacaaactcaaggaaaaaaatgatcatctcattagatgcagaaaaagcatttgacaaagttcagcatcctttcatgctaaaagtcttggaaagaaccggaattcaaggcccatacctaaacatcattaaagcaatatacaacaaaccggtagccaagatcaaactaaacggagagaaagttgatgcaatcccactaaaatcagggactagacaaggctgtcctctctgtccatatcttttcattatagtacttgaagttctagctagagcaattagaccacataaggaggtcaaggagatacaaattggaaaggaagaagtcaaattatcactatttgcagatgacatgatagtctacttaagtgacccgaaaacctccaccagggaactcctacagctgataaacaacttcagcaaagtggctggttataaaatcaactcaagcaaatcatttgccttcctatactcaaaggataagcaggctgagaaaaaagttagggaatgacacccttcacaatagccacaaacaatatcaagtatcttggtgtgactctaaccaaacaagttaaagatctatactacaagaacttcaggtctctgaagaaggaaatcgaagaagacctcagaaaatggaaaaatctgccatgctcatggatcggcaggattaatatagttaaaatggccatcttgccaaaagcgatctacaaattcaacgcaatccccatcaaaattccaactcagttcttcacagagttagaaaaagcaattctcaaactaatctggaataacaaaaaacccaggatagataaactattctcaacaacaaaagaaattctgggggaatcagtatccctgacttcaagcaatactacagagcaatagtgttaaaaactacatggtattggcatagtgacagacaagtggaccaatgaaatagaattgaagatccagaaatgaatccacaaacctatggtcccttgatctttgacaaaggagataaaaacatccagtggaaaaaagatagccttttcaacaaatggtgttggttcaattggaggtcagcatgcagatgaatgagaattgatccattcttatctccatgtactaaacttcactccaagtggatcaaggacctccatgtaaaaccagacacactgaaactaatagaaaagaaactggggaagacccttgaggacatgggcacaggggataatttcctgaacagatcaccaatagcttatgctccaagatcaagatttgacaaatgggacctcataaaattacaaagtttctgtaagggaaaggacactcttaaaaggacaaaatggcaaccatcaaattgggaaaggatattcaccaaccctacatctgatagagggctaatatccaatatatacaaagaactcaagaagttagactccagaaaaccaaataaccctattaaaaatggggtacagatctaaacaaagaattttcacctgaagaaattcagatggccgagacacaccttatttataatagcgagaagctggaaagaacccagatgcccctcaaaggaggaatggatacagaaaatgtggtatatttacacaattgaatactactccgcaattagaaacaatgaattcacaaaatttttaggcaaatggtttgatctggaaaatatcattctaagtgaagcaacccaatcacaaaagaatgcacatggaatgcaatctctgataagtggatattaattagcccagaagccctgaatacccaaagcacaaatccgataataaatgactcccatgaagaagtatggagagggtcctgatcatgGGAAGtattgatctagctttggaggggtatataatgacagaaaaaaaggacggaagtgattggagaatggatggagagaagaaggtttatgggacatatggtgaggggggatctgggaaaggggaaatcatttggaatgtaaacaaagaatatagaaaataaaaatatttaaaaaaatagttataaaGTATTAAGTATACCTGGTTAAATTAAAATCTGATTAACCATCTCTAGATTTGGAAGACACTTTACACCTACATTAGGCCTATTCTTCATGATTTCCTTCATCAAGTTAAGTCTGTTTAGTGAATCCTTTGTAAAAAGGAAGCACAGTACAAGGACGATGATTTTCTGAGTTcccctgagcaagccagggaaatcAAGCCACTAAATAAAGTCCAGTCTTCTGTACAGACCACAAAGAATGTACAGGATTCTTCTGTCAATTTTCTGCTTATTAGCTGACAGTTCAGtgaatgattaaaaaaatgatttatccTCATTCAAAAGCCACTGTTGCTTTTGCATTCTTAGGTttaatttagaaaagtaaaaagtATAACCTTTTTTCTCATAATTGGAGCTATGCCATAGAAATGAAGCTTGTAATTTTTATGGGAGAAAATCAGGTCATCCTTAATGATTTAATAACTTAGTCCTTCAGGCTCAGAAAGAGTAAGTCTATAGATGCTATTTAAAATCTAGTGCAGATTGATTTTTCAAGAATCAGCAATATTAGCTTTAAAATGTTACCATTTGTGTACTgtaataaatattaatgtatGTAAACCAAACTACTAGACAAAAAATGTAATCATCAAAACTGAGATTTTTTTGTCATTTCTACTTTATTTCCAATGCATATCTTAGGTCATCCATGCCCAGCAATCTTCTTGAGTCAAAGGCCATTTACTtaatttagttttcttcttcctctttgataATACAAATGTAactaatatgtgatatatatgtatgtgtatcctTAATGTCCTCAaagacttttcttcttttaagtttcAATCTGAAATGAAGACTAGGTCACACTAGCATATAAGTCTGGTTCTTTTCAAACTGGTCTTAGTATGACTTGGCATTCTATTTATGACTGCCATTCACGAATTTTACTTTTTCCCATTTGATGATTTTTTCCCCCTGCCCAAACTAGGAGCAGCTGTTTGTCATGTTTCTGGCTTCTGAGTTCCTGCGGCAAGAACCATccttatgaaaaaaagaaaggttcagaGTTGTGTTTCACTCTGACACAGCCTGATACCCTGAGTTCCTATATGGGTGTCATGAACTACTCTCATACCATTAAAAATCATAGGCTATAGAGGGCCCAAATAAATACCAAGTTCATTTTAATTAATGCTccagaaaatgaaattaataaaggCTCCAGAAATACTGATGTAAATATATTACTTAACTTTTAGAGTCCTGTTTCTCCTACTTATAAACCAAGGCAGTTATTACCACATAGCTGCATCTTCCTGAATCAGAGAGTCCAAAGCATGTtctcatgtatttttattttgttttactgttaGGAACATGAGTGGAGATTTCCTAAGCAAGAATCTAAGCATCACAGCCTGGAAAACTAACATCACAATGCTGAATGGAAACTACTACACTAATACTTCATATTGTGACATCAAGAACCAAGCCATGAATTTGCTTTCCATCATCATTTCCCTGGTTGGGATGGGACTCAATGCCATAGTCCTGTGGTTCCTGGGCATCCGTATGCATAGGAATGCCTTCTCTGTCTACATTCTCAACCTGGCTATGGCTGACTTTCTCTTCCTGTGCTCTCAGTTTGTATTTTGTCTTCTCGATGCCATTTACTTCTTCTActccattttcattgaattccctTTGGTTTTTCATATTGTGCGCATATGTGCTTATCATTCTGGTTTGAGCATCCTCAGCACCATTAGCATTGAGCGCTGCTTGTCTGTAATATGGCCCATTTGGTATCGCTGTAATCGTTCAAGACACACATCAGCTATCACATGTTTTGTGCTTTGGGCTATGTCCCTATTATTGGGTATCCTGGAAAGAAAAGCATGTGACTTAATGTTTAATGGTTTTGACATTTATTGGTgtagaatgttttatttaatcGCTAGTGTATTTTCAGTTGTTTCATTTGTGGTTCTTTGTGGGTCCAGTCTCATCCTGCTTGTCAGGATCTTCTGTGGCTCACAGCGGATTCCTGTGACCAGGCTGTATATAACCATTGAATTCACTGTCTTGGTCTTCCTGATCTTTGGTCTTCCCTTTGGGATCCATTGGCTACTCCACCAATTGATGGGTGATTTACATTATTTAAACAATTGTGATTCATTTTTTTATGATACACAATTCTTATCCTGTGTTAACAGCTGTGCCAACCCCATCATTTACTTCCTCGTTGGCTCCATTAGGCACCGAAACTTCAGGAGGAAGACTCTCAAGCTACTTCTGCAGAGAGCCATGCAGGACAACCCTGAGGAAGAAGAATGTGGAGATAACAATTCTTAGGAACACTCTGATGCACTGGAAAGAGTtcagagcaggagctgagagccactggaaaaaaaatcattttgggggaaacatttttcttattgGCATGGACCATTTTTTTACAACCTTTTCAGTTTGGTACCTCTTCTTCAATTGGTTAATTAAAGCATtaatttttgtaaaaatttgAGAGAAACGGGTCTTGTCATACAAATACTGACTGTAGTATGTCTGAAGCTGTGATACTTAGGGCTTTACCATCTCCTTTTTGGGgactcattgtgtaaatgttctgTGGTAGAGAACTGCTCCTTCTGTTGACAAACTCTCCTTAATTAGAAGGCAAATAGAAGAACAAGGAAGAGCTGCATTTCTTTCGTCACTGAAATTTATAATGCTTGCACAAATGTTGTATCTtgcaaatattctttttaaacacTTTTCTCAGTGTTTAAGACTTAATTACATACACTTTAAAATCCTAGTTCTTATTAATTTCTTCAGGTTATATAAATTGTTtactaaacaaataaaccttCACAAAAGAAGACTGCTAAATCTCTTTTCAATTAGCTGAGTCCTCACTATGAATATCGAGTTCACTGTgtctctaaattttaaaattggatgagTGCACTTAGATTTTGCAACGAGATCTATCAATGTCCATGAGCACATGAATTTTGAGAGTctgacttttgtgtttctcttcaaaatgccttctttttcaaattttattttattagatgtttgctttatttaaatttcaagtggTATCGACTTTCCTTGTTACTctccaaaaacctcctatcctATCCACCCTTCCTGCTTACCTCCTCTTATCCCACTTTCCTAACCAAGAATTACCCTATAGAGTGGcattgagacttcacaggaccaaaggcctctcctcacattgatgtctgaaaaggccatcctctgctacatgtgtagctagagccatgtatccttccatgtgtattttttggttggaGTTTTAACCCCTGTGAGCTCTGAGGCTActtgttggtacatattattgttctttttatGGGGATGAAAaactcttcagctctttgggtcctatCTCTAGTTCTTCCATTGTGGGCCCTGttctcagtctattggttggctgtgggccataggtattttgatccaccttctaagaagaatcaagGTATCCCACACTTTTCCTTCTTtcacttcatgtggtctgtgagttgtaccttgggtattccgagcttttgggctaatatccatttaacagtgAGTACATAtggtgtatgttcttttgtgattgggttacttcaatcaggaagatattttctagttccatccatttgcctaagaatttcatgaatttattgtttttaatagctggttagtattccattgtgtaaatgtaccacattttttttatccattactcttgtgagggacatctgggttctttccagcttctggctattacaaataaggctgccatgaacatagtggaacatgtgttcttattaaattttggagcatcttctgagtatatacccaggagtggtatagctgggtcctcaggtagtactatgtccaattttcggagaagccaccaaactgatatccagaatggttttatcagcttgcaatcccaccagcaatggaggagtgttcctctttctccatgtcctctctaggacctgctgtcccctgaggttttgattggagccattctaactggtgagGCGGAATcttagggtagttttgatttgcatttcccttatgattaaggatgttgagctgatactctctagagaaccaacaggagcagggcattaaGTAAGAATCACCGCCAACCCCTTGAGGCCCAGAGGTGCTCTGCTCTGGGGCTCACtgcccagcaacctccagatcaccactccctGTCTGCCCCTTCtaaccctccctcctctcctgtctctgcccctttcCATCTGATGTAGAAGACCTgtaccacatctggcatggagaagATCCTACAtcctgatactctctggagaactTATAGGAGCAAGGCTTTCTAGAATTGGTAGGAGCAGGGCACTTGAGAACCGGCAGTAGCAGGGCATTTGAACAGGCAGATGTGTagcattcgagaaccagcatcaacAGAGCATTTGAGACCTGTTACCAGTAGATAatttgagaactagcagcctGCAGAACATTTgactcttgccaagtctgccagagGGGAGACCCCATCATCTGATaattcctggagaatcagctgttttcagggcattggaaagaaagagaataccAAAAGTACAGAAatacaggcctgcaggacagagaagatagagacagcaagaccagctaacatctgAGATAACTAGGtgaccaaaggcaaatgcaagattattaccaacagaaaccaaggcaacatggcatcatcagaacccagttctcccacaacagaaaaTCTTGCATACtttatcacatcagaaaagcaagagctagatttaagatcacatctcatattgctgatggaagACATAAagcaggacataaataactcccttaaagaaatacaggagaacatgggtcaacaggtagaagctattaaagaggaagcacaacaatcctttaaagaaatacaagagaatgtggaatcccttaaagaaatacatgagaacatgggtcaagaagcccttaaagaggcaacacaaaagtcccataggaattatgggagaacatgtgtcaacatgcagaagctcttaaagaggaattgcgaaaatccctaaaagaaacataggagaacatgggtcaacaggtagaagcccttaacaaggaaacacaaaaactccttaaagaattttaggaaaaacacacaaacaagtgaaggaactgaacaaatctatccaggacctaaaaatggaaatagaaacaaaaaagaaatcgcaaagtgagacatctctgaagatagaaaaccttggaaagaattcaggagtcatagatgccagcatcaataacagaatacaagagatagaagaaaggatctcggatgctgaagattccatagaaaacattgacataacagtcaaagaaaatagaaaatgcaaaaatcaaaatgcaaaaagcatgtaacccaaaacatccaggatatccagggcacaatgagaagcccaaacctaaggattatagctatagaagaaagtgaggatttacatcttaaaggcccagtaaatatcctcaacaaaattatagatcaaaacttccctaacctaaagaaagagatgaccatgaatatacaggaagcctacagaactccaaacagactggaccagaacagaaattccttccgtcacataataatcaaaataccagatgcactaaacaaagaaagaatgttaaaagcagtaagggaaaaagaccaagaaacatataaaggcagacttatcagaattacaccagacttctcaccagagactatgaaagccagaagatcctgggcagatgtcatacagaccttaagagaacaaaaatttctctttttttgtttctctatatagcccagactactatacccagaaaaactttcaattactatagatggtgaaaacaagacattccatggcaaaagcaaatttacacaatatctttccacaaatccagctcttcaaaggataatgtgtgaaaaataccaatacaaggcaggaaatcacaccatagaaaaatcaataaggtaat
This portion of the Apodemus sylvaticus chromosome 1, mApoSyl1.1, whole genome shotgun sequence genome encodes:
- the LOC127668493 gene encoding mas-related G-protein coupled receptor member B2-like, with product MSGDFLSKNLSITAWKTNITMLNGNYYTNTSYCDIKNQAMNLLSIIISLVGMGLNAIVLWFLGIRMHRNAFSVYILNLAMADFLFLCSQFVFCLLDAIYFFYSIFIEFPLVFHIVRICAYHSGLSILSTISIERCLSVIWPIWYRCNRSRHTSAITCFVLWAMSLLLGILERKACDLMFNGFDIYWCRMFYLIASVFSVVSFVVLCGSSLILLVRIFCGSQRIPVTRLYITIEFTVLVFLIFGLPFGIHWLLHQLMGDLHYLNNCDSFFYDTQFLSCVNSCANPIIYFLVGSIRHRNFRRKTLKLLLQRAMQDNPEEEECGDNNS